The DNA window AGGCGGCGATATTGTTGCCGTCGCACACCCCGCCAGTCGATTTCCAGCGAATGTCCTGACCCAGTTCCGCCCCGCATTCGCGCACGAGATCGAACAGCGCCTGCGCGCGCGCATCGACCGGTTTGGGCGGACGTGTGACGCCGCCATGGCGGTGCACCGTCACTTCGTGCGCGGAACCGATTTCGGCCAGCACGTCGTCCAGCGCGGCATCGAAGCTCTCCATCGCCTCGGTCGACCTTGGCCGGATGTTGAAGCGCAGCAGGGCATGGTCGGGCACGACATTGTTCGGCCCGCCGCCTTCGAGTTTCGCCGGGTTCACGGTGATATCCGCGCGCTCCATCGCCTTCAGCCGCACGATCAGGTCGGCCGCCGCCACGATCGCGTTGCGCCCGTCCTCGGGATTGCGTCCGGCATGGGCGGACTTGCCCCGGATCGTGATCGAGTAATTGCCGGTCCCGCCGCGTTCATGTGCAAGCGTACCGTCGGGAAGCGCGGCGGGCTCGTAGGTGAGGGCAGCGAGCTTGCCCTGTGCGAGTTCGGCGATCAGCGCAGCGCTCGCGAGCGAACCTGTCTCCTCGTCCGAATTGATCAGCACGTCATAGCCCAGGCTCGAGGCCGAGGCGGTCCGCTCGAAGGCGAGCAGGGCATGGAGCATGACCGCGATCCCGCCCTTCATGTCGGCGACGCCCGGCCCGTTGAGCGTCTGATCATCGAGCCAGCGCTGCTCCTGAAAGGGATGGTCGGGCGGAAACACCGTGTCCATGTGCCCGGTCAGCACGATGCGGCGGTTGGCCCCGGGCCGGACGCGCACGACGAGATGCTTTCCATTCGCCTTTTCGTATTCGCTGCCATCGCCCGCGATCGCGGTGACGGGTGCCGGTTCGACCAGTTCGACGGTTCCGGGCAGTGCGCGGAACGCCTGCGCAAGCGCATCCGCCTGTTTTGCAAGCCCTTCGAGATTGCCGGTGCCGGTGTTGATCGCGCTCCACGCCTCGACCTGTTCGAGCATGGCGGCGGCATCGATCGCTGGGGAAGTTCGCATGTCCATGACAATTCCCTAGACGCTGGCCCGTCCTGTTCCAACCCGCGCGGAACCGCTTTCGCCACCGCGCCGTTGCAATCGGTGGAGCGCTTCGCCATAGCGCCTGCCGTCCTCCTCCCCGGGGCCCGTTCAAGCGAGTCATGAGGACACGAATACAATGGCACAGATGATCACCCGCGCCGGCCTGACGGTCGACGGGCGGCTGGCGGATTTCCTCGAACGCGAGGTGCTCAAGCCGCTCGGACGCGATCCTGAGGCGTTCTGGCAGGGCTTCGCGAAGCTGCTTGCCGATTTCGCGCCGCGAAATGCCGCGCTTCTGGAAAAGCGCGAGGAACTGCAGAGCGCAATCGATGCCTGGCACGAGGAACGCCGCGGCCAGCCGCACGACCAGGCCGAATATCGCGCCTTTCTAGAGGAGATCGGCTATCTCGTCCTCGAGCCGGGCGAATTCACCATCGGCACGCAGAACGTCGATCCCGAGATCGCTACGATGGCCGGGCCGCAGCTGGTGGTGCCTATCCTGAACGCGCGCTTCCTGCTCAACGCCGCCAACGCGCGCTGGGGAAGCCTGTATGATGCCTTCTACGGCACCGACGCGCTCGACGCGCCACCCGCCCGTCCTGGCGGCTATGACGAGGAACGCGG is part of the Erythrobacter litoralis genome and encodes:
- a CDS encoding hydrolase, encoding MRTSPAIDAAAMLEQVEAWSAINTGTGNLEGLAKQADALAQAFRALPGTVELVEPAPVTAIAGDGSEYEKANGKHLVVRVRPGANRRIVLTGHMDTVFPPDHPFQEQRWLDDQTLNGPGVADMKGGIAVMLHALLAFERTASASSLGYDVLINSDEETGSLASAALIAELAQGKLAALTYEPAALPDGTLAHERGGTGNYSITIRGKSAHAGRNPEDGRNAIVAAADLIVRLKAMERADITVNPAKLEGGGPNNVVPDHALLRFNIRPRSTEAMESFDAALDDVLAEIGSAHEVTVHRHGGVTRPPKPVDARAQALFDLVRECGAELGQDIRWKSTGGVCDGNNIAACGVPVVDTMGVRGGSIHSSDEFLIVPSLAERAALSARVIERLAEGALAEHGAREGETN